A DNA window from Actinokineospora baliensis contains the following coding sequences:
- a CDS encoding TIGR03936 family radical SAM-associated protein — protein sequence MQKIRLRYAKRGRLRFTSHRDVARAFERALRRAGVPMAYSQGFSPHPKISWIGAAPTGVASEAEYVEVQLVERVDPQRLAEVLDSALAPGLDVLEAVEAGPGGLAERMEASDWHIELPGVAPADLRGAVERLLATEHVEVERLTKDGRRLIDARPAVIRAEVTEGVPGERDAPGGVGPDMSYPERSCGILRVVVRQTTPAVRPDDVLSALRVVAALEPPVPAKATRLAQGRLDDDGGLSDPLAQDRQAGIG from the coding sequence GTGCAGAAGATCCGGCTGCGCTACGCCAAGCGGGGCAGGCTCCGCTTCACCTCCCACCGCGACGTCGCCAGGGCCTTCGAGCGGGCGCTGCGCCGGGCGGGCGTCCCGATGGCCTACTCGCAGGGCTTCAGCCCGCACCCGAAGATCTCCTGGATCGGCGCGGCGCCGACCGGGGTGGCCAGCGAGGCCGAGTACGTCGAGGTCCAACTGGTCGAGCGGGTCGACCCGCAGCGGCTGGCCGAGGTGCTCGACTCCGCCCTCGCGCCGGGTCTCGACGTGCTGGAAGCCGTCGAGGCGGGCCCGGGCGGGCTCGCCGAGCGGATGGAGGCCAGCGACTGGCACATCGAGCTGCCCGGGGTCGCGCCAGCGGACCTGCGCGGCGCGGTCGAGCGGTTGCTGGCAACCGAGCACGTGGAAGTTGAGCGGTTGACCAAGGACGGCAGGCGGCTCATCGACGCCCGACCTGCGGTTATCCGCGCCGAGGTGACCGAGGGTGTCCCCGGCGAGCGCGACGCGCCGGGCGGTGTGGGCCCGGACATGTCCTACCCGGAGCGTTCGTGTGGGATACTGCGTGTGGTCGTGCGGCAGACAACACCGGCCGTGCGGCCCGACGACGTACTGAGCGCGCTGCGTGTCGTCGCCGCCCTGGAACCACCGGTGCCCGCTAAGGCGACTCGGCTGGCCCAGGGACGGCTTGACGACGATGGCGGTCTGTCCGACCCGTTGGCCCAAGACAGGCAAGCGGGGATCGGGTAG
- the obgE gene encoding GTPase ObgE — translation MSRFVDRVVIHVAAGSGGNGCASVHREKYKPLGGPDGGDGGNGGDVVLVVDNNVHTLLDFHFRPHASADSGKQGQGANRDGATGADLELPVPDGTVVLDADGEVVVDLVGHGTRFIAARGGRGGLGNAALASKARRAPGFALLGEPGEARDLVLELRSVADAGLLGFPSAGKSSLISVLSSAKPKIADYPFTTLVPNLGVVTAGDSVYTIADVPGLIPGASQGKGLGLDFLRHIERCSVLVHVIDCATFEPDRDPLSDIDALEEELARYTPALGGTLADRPRVVVLNKVDVPDARELAELVRPEIEARGLPVFELSTVTRTGLREFSFALAKVIEEDRASKPAPEATRIVLRPTAVDDAGFTVEHDPHDDTGFIVRGERPDRWVRQTDFNNTEAVGYLADRLARLGVEEALAKAGAVPGCPVTIGGVTFDWEPSTPAGVAVMMHNRGSDPRLEQNTRAGATERKAAKVARRTPFEEMLDEDDE, via the coding sequence GTGTCGCGTTTCGTCGACCGGGTCGTCATCCACGTGGCTGCGGGCAGCGGCGGCAACGGGTGCGCTTCGGTGCACCGCGAGAAGTACAAGCCCCTCGGCGGGCCGGACGGCGGCGACGGCGGCAACGGTGGCGACGTCGTGCTCGTCGTCGACAACAACGTGCACACGCTGCTGGACTTCCACTTCCGCCCGCACGCCAGCGCCGACAGCGGCAAGCAGGGGCAGGGCGCCAACCGCGACGGCGCGACCGGCGCGGACCTCGAGCTGCCGGTGCCGGACGGCACGGTCGTGCTCGACGCCGACGGTGAGGTCGTGGTCGACCTGGTCGGTCACGGCACCCGCTTCATCGCCGCCCGCGGCGGCCGCGGTGGCCTCGGCAACGCCGCGTTGGCCTCCAAGGCCCGCCGGGCGCCCGGGTTCGCGCTGCTCGGCGAGCCGGGGGAGGCCAGGGACCTGGTCCTGGAGCTGCGGTCGGTGGCCGACGCCGGGCTGCTGGGGTTCCCCTCGGCAGGCAAGTCGTCGCTGATCTCGGTGCTGTCCTCGGCCAAGCCGAAGATCGCCGACTACCCGTTCACCACCCTGGTGCCGAACCTGGGCGTGGTCACCGCGGGCGACTCGGTCTACACCATCGCCGACGTGCCCGGCCTGATCCCCGGCGCCAGCCAGGGCAAGGGCCTCGGCCTGGACTTCCTGCGGCACATCGAGCGCTGCTCGGTGCTGGTGCACGTGATCGACTGCGCCACCTTCGAGCCCGACCGCGACCCGCTGTCGGACATCGACGCGCTGGAAGAGGAACTGGCCCGCTACACCCCCGCCCTCGGCGGCACCCTCGCCGACCGGCCCCGGGTGGTCGTGCTCAACAAGGTCGACGTCCCCGACGCGCGCGAGCTCGCTGAGCTGGTGCGCCCGGAGATCGAGGCGCGCGGACTGCCGGTGTTCGAGCTGTCCACGGTGACCAGGACCGGGCTGCGCGAGTTCAGCTTCGCGCTGGCCAAGGTCATCGAGGAGGACCGGGCCAGCAAGCCCGCGCCCGAGGCCACCCGCATCGTGCTGCGGCCCACCGCGGTCGACGACGCGGGCTTCACCGTCGAGCACGACCCGCACGACGACACCGGGTTCATCGTGCGCGGCGAGCGGCCCGACCGCTGGGTCCGCCAGACCGACTTCAACAACACCGAGGCCGTCGGGTACCTGGCCGACCGCCTGGCTCGCCTGGGCGTCGAGGAGGCCCTGGCGAAGGCGGGCGCGGTCCCGGGTTGCCCGGTCACCATCGGCGGCGTCACGTTCGACTGGGAACCCTCTACCCCCGCGGGCGTGGCGGTGATGATGCACAACCGGGGCAGCGACCCGCGGTTGGAGCAGAACACCCGCGCGGGAGCGACCGAGCGCAAGGCGGCCAAGGTCGCCCGCCGCACCCCGTTCGAGGAGATGCTCGACGAGGACGACGAGTGA
- a CDS encoding S8 family peptidase, whose amino-acid sequence MHWRSPVPLLRLTRAAAVSVAIVAAAFAVPSLADGEPLEDGSLPCHPTGSQSRYLVLFAEGTTAEAASNEMTLACGSTVAYYGEISVGVATSGDPRFAERLGRDRAFSTEAVEAGHAGKIAPRVTTGGGDATEDRSGEQWDMSMIRADAAHAVSTGSKGVLVGVLDSGIDATHPDLAHAVDPSRSAGCLSGKADPSPAAWAPTTSPHGTHVAGIIAAAADGKGITGVAPGVRLASVKVVDDDGTVRPESVVCGLMWAAANGMAVANNSYFVDPWPLTCDRGEEHVVYEAVRRAADRATSRGVLSVAAATNESRDLASPSGQTAGPNGQWRTLDGNCRVLPAGLRGVIAVSAVGPDRVKAGYSAYGLGVIDVTAPGGEQSTGTCVLSTVPGGYAQVCGTSMAAPHVSGVAALLASTHPGASAQQLTRLLTNGATSIACPADYDLDGAGVQDAYCSGYAPFNSFYGHGLVDAMNAVTQ is encoded by the coding sequence ATGCACTGGAGGTCGCCCGTGCCTCTGCTCCGCCTGACGAGGGCGGCGGCGGTCAGCGTCGCGATAGTCGCGGCGGCGTTCGCCGTCCCCAGCCTCGCCGACGGGGAACCCCTCGAGGACGGGTCGCTGCCCTGCCACCCGACGGGGTCGCAGTCGCGCTACCTGGTGCTGTTCGCCGAGGGGACCACAGCCGAGGCCGCGTCCAACGAGATGACGTTGGCGTGCGGGTCGACGGTTGCCTACTACGGCGAAATCTCTGTCGGGGTAGCCACATCGGGTGACCCGCGCTTCGCCGAGCGGCTGGGCCGGGACCGGGCGTTCAGCACCGAGGCGGTGGAGGCCGGGCACGCGGGCAAGATCGCGCCGAGGGTGACCACCGGTGGCGGTGACGCGACCGAGGACCGCTCCGGCGAGCAGTGGGACATGAGCATGATCCGCGCGGACGCCGCGCACGCGGTGTCCACCGGGAGCAAGGGCGTGCTGGTCGGGGTGCTCGACTCGGGCATCGACGCGACCCACCCCGACCTGGCGCACGCGGTGGACCCGTCCCGCTCGGCGGGCTGCCTGAGCGGCAAAGCCGACCCGAGCCCCGCGGCCTGGGCGCCGACGACCTCGCCGCACGGCACGCACGTGGCGGGGATCATCGCCGCGGCCGCCGACGGCAAGGGGATCACCGGCGTCGCCCCCGGGGTGCGGTTGGCCTCGGTGAAGGTGGTCGACGACGACGGGACGGTGCGGCCGGAGTCGGTGGTGTGCGGGCTGATGTGGGCCGCGGCCAACGGGATGGCGGTGGCCAACAACAGCTACTTCGTCGATCCGTGGCCGTTGACCTGCGACCGGGGCGAGGAGCACGTGGTCTACGAGGCGGTCCGCCGCGCGGCCGACCGCGCGACCAGCCGCGGTGTGCTCAGCGTCGCCGCGGCCACGAACGAGAGCCGTGACCTGGCGTCCCCAAGCGGTCAGACGGCCGGGCCGAACGGGCAGTGGCGGACGCTGGACGGGAACTGTCGGGTGCTGCCCGCGGGGTTGCGCGGAGTGATCGCGGTGTCCGCGGTGGGCCCGGATCGGGTGAAGGCGGGCTACAGCGCCTATGGACTCGGCGTGATCGACGTGACCGCGCCGGGCGGGGAGCAGTCCACCGGCACCTGCGTGCTGTCGACGGTGCCCGGCGGGTACGCGCAGGTCTGCGGGACGTCTATGGCCGCGCCGCACGTGTCGGGCGTGGCCGCGCTGCTGGCGTCAACGCACCCGGGTGCTTCGGCGCAGCAGTTGACCAGGCTGCTGACCAACGGCGCGACAAGCATCGCGTGCCCTGCTGACTACGACCTCGACGGTGCGGGTGTGCAGGACGCGTACTGCTCGGGGTACGCGCCGTTCAACAGCTTCTATGGACACGGCCTGGTCGACGCGATGAACGCGGTCACTCAGTAG
- a CDS encoding translation initiation factor IF-2 N-terminal domain-containing protein: protein MSDTSTPAGSAGGATTTPVDQVLAQVPAKVRVHALAKLLEVSSKDVIAALEQLGESVRGAQSSVAKDTAERVVRALLGSEDPAADLEEAAPVAEPAVEAVEEPAPRRIPPTPLFASASPLFLQPEAPAARPAPVTREEPPVEEPEPVEAEVVEPEQQDQAESDDDEDGGSSRRRRRGRRGRGRGKGAAEDSAEQDDEESTATEEAEEDQAAEESADSGDGATRRRRRRRRRKGGDDADADAGDDPPNTVVHVREAREPRESREDRGEAARDEVRSVRGSTRLEAKRQRRRDGREAGRRRAPILSEAEFLARREAVDRAMVVREQGDRIQIGVLEDGVLVEHFVTSSGSGSLVGNVYLGRVQNVLPSMEAAFVDIGRGRNAVLYAGEVDWDAAGLEGKARKIEQALSTGDSVLVQVTKDPVGHKGARLTTQISLPGRFLVYVPGGGATGISRKLPENERRRLKDVLKRVVPEDAGVIIRTASEGISEEELGRDVRRLQAQWQVIRDKSEGTNGVKRSGAPSLLYEEPDLLVKVVRDLFTEDFTSLVVQGDTAWETIDSYVRHVAPELLDRVRKHVGVTDVFAAHRVDEQLLKALDRKVWLPSGGYLVIDRTEAMTVIDVNTGKFTGSGGNLEETVTRNNLESAEEIVRQLRLRDIGGIIVIDFIDMVLESNRDLVLRRLTECLGRDRTRHQVAEVTSLGLVQMTRKRVGTGLLEAFSTTCEHCKGRGVVVTTEPTVKAATNGNGNQQAQPAQAPDKGQQQGGGRRSRNRGGGGDQNREDAAKVAVRDIAKATAKHDEPAEHTENGSHPAPEAVEPTVAVEPAVEEAAPTSRRRRRSSSRAQGAAAPVTAAEPWEPSEPAEMADQRVSASAAQVRSASQTRPAPTSEPVAAPEPVASVVPPRRRVARRAASRPAGPPVDVAQES, encoded by the coding sequence ATGTCGGATACGTCTACCCCTGCCGGAAGTGCCGGCGGGGCTACCACCACACCCGTTGACCAGGTTCTGGCGCAGGTGCCCGCCAAGGTCCGCGTGCACGCGCTGGCCAAGCTGCTCGAGGTGAGCAGCAAGGACGTGATCGCCGCGCTGGAGCAGCTCGGTGAGTCCGTTCGCGGTGCGCAGTCCAGCGTGGCCAAGGACACGGCCGAGCGCGTGGTTCGGGCGCTGCTGGGGTCCGAAGACCCCGCGGCGGACCTCGAAGAGGCCGCCCCAGTGGCCGAGCCCGCGGTCGAGGCCGTTGAGGAGCCCGCCCCGAGGCGGATCCCCCCGACGCCGCTGTTCGCCTCGGCGTCACCGCTGTTCCTGCAGCCGGAAGCGCCCGCCGCCCGGCCCGCCCCGGTGACCAGGGAAGAGCCGCCGGTCGAGGAGCCAGAGCCCGTCGAGGCCGAGGTCGTCGAACCCGAGCAGCAGGACCAGGCCGAGTCCGACGACGACGAGGACGGCGGCTCCAGCCGTCGTCGCCGCCGTGGCCGTCGCGGCCGCGGCAGGGGCAAGGGCGCCGCCGAGGACAGCGCGGAGCAGGACGACGAAGAGTCCACCGCGACCGAAGAGGCTGAAGAAGACCAGGCCGCCGAGGAATCGGCGGACTCCGGTGACGGCGCCACCCGTCGCCGTCGCCGCCGTCGTCGCCGCAAGGGCGGGGACGACGCCGACGCCGACGCGGGCGACGACCCGCCGAACACCGTTGTGCACGTGCGCGAGGCCCGTGAGCCGCGCGAGTCCCGCGAGGACAGGGGCGAGGCCGCCCGCGACGAGGTGCGCAGCGTGCGCGGCTCGACCCGGCTGGAGGCCAAGCGCCAGCGCCGCCGCGACGGTCGGGAGGCGGGCCGCAGGCGCGCCCCGATCCTGTCCGAGGCCGAGTTCCTGGCCCGCCGCGAAGCCGTCGACCGCGCGATGGTCGTGCGCGAGCAGGGCGACCGCATCCAGATCGGCGTCCTCGAGGACGGCGTGCTCGTCGAGCACTTCGTCACCTCGTCGGGCTCCGGCTCCCTGGTGGGCAACGTCTACCTCGGCCGCGTGCAGAACGTGCTGCCCAGCATGGAGGCCGCGTTCGTCGACATCGGCCGCGGCCGCAACGCGGTGCTCTACGCCGGCGAGGTCGACTGGGACGCCGCCGGGCTGGAGGGCAAGGCCCGCAAGATCGAGCAGGCGCTGTCCACTGGCGACAGCGTGCTGGTCCAGGTCACCAAGGACCCGGTAGGGCACAAGGGCGCCCGGCTGACCACGCAGATCAGCCTGCCCGGCCGCTTCCTGGTCTACGTGCCGGGTGGCGGCGCCACCGGCATCTCCCGCAAGCTGCCGGAGAACGAGCGGCGCAGGCTCAAGGACGTGCTCAAGCGGGTCGTCCCCGAGGACGCGGGCGTGATCATCCGCACCGCCTCGGAGGGCATCAGCGAGGAGGAGCTCGGCCGCGACGTCCGCCGCCTGCAGGCGCAGTGGCAGGTCATCCGGGACAAGTCCGAGGGCACCAACGGCGTCAAGCGCTCCGGCGCGCCGTCGCTGCTCTACGAGGAGCCCGACCTGCTGGTCAAGGTCGTGCGCGACCTGTTCACCGAGGACTTCACCTCGCTGGTGGTCCAGGGCGACACCGCGTGGGAGACGATCGACTCCTACGTCCGCCACGTGGCCCCCGAGCTGCTGGACCGGGTCCGCAAGCACGTCGGCGTCACCGACGTGTTCGCCGCGCACCGGGTCGACGAGCAGCTGCTCAAGGCGCTCGACCGCAAGGTGTGGTTGCCCTCCGGCGGCTACCTGGTGATCGACCGCACCGAGGCGATGACCGTCATCGACGTCAACACCGGCAAGTTCACCGGGTCCGGCGGCAACCTCGAGGAGACGGTCACCCGCAACAACCTGGAGTCGGCCGAGGAGATCGTCCGCCAGCTGCGGCTGCGCGACATCGGCGGCATCATCGTGATCGACTTCATCGACATGGTGCTGGAGTCCAACCGGGACCTGGTGCTGCGCAGGCTCACCGAGTGCCTCGGCCGCGACCGCACCCGCCACCAGGTCGCCGAGGTCACCTCGCTCGGCCTGGTGCAGATGACCCGCAAGCGCGTCGGCACCGGCCTGCTCGAGGCGTTCAGCACCACCTGCGAGCACTGCAAGGGCCGCGGCGTGGTGGTCACCACCGAGCCGACGGTCAAGGCCGCCACCAACGGCAACGGCAACCAGCAGGCGCAGCCCGCCCAGGCCCCCGACAAGGGGCAGCAGCAGGGCGGCGGCAGGCGCAGCCGCAACCGGGGCGGCGGCGGTGACCAGAACCGCGAAGACGCGGCCAAGGTCGCCGTGCGCGACATCGCGAAGGCCACCGCGAAGCACGACGAGCCCGCCGAGCACACGGAGAACGGGTCGCACCCGGCCCCCGAAGCGGTCGAGCCGACGGTCGCCGTCGAGCCCGCCGTGGAGGAGGCAGCGCCGACGTCACGACGCAGGCGGCGCTCGTCCAGCCGGGCCCAGGGCGCCGCGGCGCCGGTGACCGCGGCGGAGCCGTGGGAGCCGAGCGAACCGGCCGAGATGGCCGACCAGCGGGTGTCCGCCTCGGCGGCGCAGGTGCGTTCGGCGTCGCAGACGCGCCCCGCGCCCACCAGCGAGCCCGTCGCCGCGCCGGAGCCGGTCGCGTCCGTCGTCCCGCCGCGCCGCCGCGTCGCGCGCAGGGCTGCTTCCCGTCCGGCGGGACCGCCGGTGGACGTGGCCCAGGAGAGCTGA
- the rplU gene encoding 50S ribosomal protein L21: protein MYAIVKTGGKQYKVAVGDVVEVEKLEGAPGTELSLAAVLVVDGTDVTSDADTLAKVSVTGKVVEQTKGPKIRIHKFKNKTGYHKRQGHRQKLTRVEVTGITK from the coding sequence ATGTACGCGATCGTCAAGACCGGCGGCAAGCAGTACAAGGTGGCTGTTGGCGACGTCGTCGAGGTCGAGAAGCTCGAGGGCGCGCCGGGCACCGAGCTCTCCCTCGCCGCGGTGCTCGTTGTCGACGGCACCGACGTCACCTCCGACGCGGACACCCTGGCCAAGGTCTCGGTGACCGGCAAGGTCGTCGAGCAGACCAAGGGCCCCAAGATCCGCATCCACAAGTTCAAGAACAAGACCGGGTACCACAAGCGACAGGGTCACCGCCAGAAGCTGACCCGCGTCGAGGTCACCGGCATCACCAAGTAG
- the proB gene encoding glutamate 5-kinase has product MSTRAAVAGARLVVVKVGSSSLTTAEGGLDPARLDALVDAVAARRAAGSQVVLVSSGAIAAGLAPLGLARRPRDLATQQAAASVGQIALGHAYVASFGRYSLRVGQVLLTADDIVRRSHYRNAQRTLTRLLALGAVPVVNENDTVATEEIRFGDNDRLAALVAHLIGADALVLLSDVDALYDGDPRLGAARRITEVAGESDVEGVRAGAVGASGLGTGGMASKLAAARLASAAGVPVLLAAAADAPQALGPADVGTAFAPTGRRLTSRRFWLAYAADATGTLTLDDGAVDAVVDRRRSLLAAGITTVKGDFQAGDVVELATPTGRVIARGITNFDAAELPALIGHSTHDLPTDRRREVVHADDLVPLPLTR; this is encoded by the coding sequence GTGAGCACCCGCGCCGCGGTCGCCGGAGCCCGGCTGGTCGTGGTCAAGGTGGGGTCGTCCTCGCTGACCACGGCCGAGGGCGGCCTCGACCCGGCGCGGTTGGACGCGCTGGTCGACGCGGTCGCCGCCCGCCGGGCCGCCGGGAGCCAGGTGGTGCTGGTGTCCTCGGGTGCCATCGCGGCCGGTCTGGCCCCGCTCGGCCTGGCCAGGCGCCCGCGTGACCTCGCCACCCAGCAGGCGGCCGCCAGCGTCGGCCAGATCGCGCTGGGGCACGCGTACGTGGCCTCCTTCGGGCGCTACAGCCTGCGCGTGGGTCAGGTCCTGCTGACCGCGGACGACATCGTCCGCCGCTCGCACTACCGCAACGCCCAGCGCACCCTGACCCGCCTGCTCGCGCTCGGCGCGGTCCCGGTGGTCAACGAGAACGACACCGTCGCCACCGAGGAGATCCGCTTCGGCGACAACGACCGCCTAGCCGCCCTCGTCGCCCACCTCATCGGCGCCGACGCCCTGGTCCTGCTGTCCGATGTGGACGCGCTCTACGACGGCGACCCTCGGCTGGGTGCCGCTCGCCGCATCACCGAGGTGGCTGGCGAGTCCGATGTGGAGGGTGTGCGCGCTGGCGCGGTCGGCGCCTCCGGCCTGGGCACCGGCGGCATGGCCTCCAAGCTCGCCGCGGCGCGCTTGGCCTCCGCCGCGGGCGTCCCGGTTCTGCTGGCCGCCGCGGCCGACGCACCGCAAGCCCTCGGCCCCGCCGACGTGGGCACCGCCTTCGCCCCCACCGGACGCAGGCTGACCTCCCGCCGGTTCTGGCTCGCCTACGCGGCGGACGCCACCGGAACCCTGACCCTCGACGACGGTGCTGTTGACGCGGTCGTCGACCGGCGCCGCTCCCTGCTCGCGGCGGGCATCACCACCGTCAAAGGCGATTTCCAGGCGGGTGACGTGGTCGAGTTGGCCACTCCCACCGGCCGTGTGATCGCCCGGGGCATCACCAACTTCGACGCCGCCGAGCTCCCCGCGCTCATCGGCCACTCGACCCACGACTTGCCCACCGACCGCCGCAGGGAAGTGGTCCACGCCGACGACCTGGTCCCGCTCCCGCTCACGCGCTAG
- a CDS encoding RecQ family ATP-dependent DNA helicase translates to MDDNALRHSAEERLRALAGPGATLRDDQWTAIEALVARRRRALVVQRTGWGKSAVYFVATALLRELGEGPTVIVSPLLALMRNQVDAAARAGVRAATINSSNPEEWQQVQEAVADGDVDVLLVSPERLNNPDFRDTVLPSLTASAGMLVVDEAHCISDWGHDFRPDYRRLRTLLGELPDGVPVLATTATANNRVVQDVAHQLGLGTEDALVLRGPLDRESLRLGVVRLPTPQARWAWLAENLGKLDGSGIIYTLTVAAAEELASFLRERGFEVSSYTGRTDITDRLRAEDDLLGNKVKALVATSALGMGFDKPDLGFVVHVGAPQSPIAYYQQIGRAGRGVLRADVVLLPGTEDKDIWAYFASLAFPPEHYVRQVIDALGEAGKPLSTMALEPRVDLSRGRLEMVLKVLDVDGAVRRVRGGWEYTGQSWEYDAERYGRIAAARTAEQNAILDYLETPGCRMEFLLRQLDDPHAAPCGRCDNCTGQRWEVEVSAAEMAIAQEKLRRPGVEITPKKAWPTAMASLGVELSGKIPATRLAEPGRALGRMTDIGWGNRLRELFSSTEDGEVPADLVDACVKVLAAWGWEKRPAGVVTVGSSRRPRLVASLGAQIGAIGRLPVLGEVTVGASAPQANSAQRLAWLWKSMSVGAELATRVSETEGPILLVDDRIDSGWTMTVATALLRDSGASAVLPFALATTS, encoded by the coding sequence GTGGACGACAACGCACTTCGACACTCGGCGGAAGAACGACTACGAGCCCTGGCCGGACCCGGGGCGACCTTGCGCGACGACCAGTGGACCGCCATCGAGGCCCTGGTCGCGCGCCGCCGCCGTGCGTTAGTGGTGCAACGGACGGGGTGGGGCAAGTCCGCTGTGTACTTCGTGGCCACCGCGCTGCTGCGGGAGCTCGGTGAGGGCCCCACGGTGATCGTGTCGCCGCTGCTGGCCCTCATGCGCAACCAGGTCGACGCGGCCGCGCGGGCCGGGGTGCGGGCGGCGACGATCAACTCGTCGAACCCCGAGGAGTGGCAGCAGGTCCAGGAGGCCGTGGCGGACGGCGATGTGGACGTCCTGCTGGTGAGCCCGGAACGGCTGAACAACCCCGATTTCCGCGACACGGTGCTGCCCAGCCTGACCGCGTCCGCCGGGATGCTGGTGGTCGACGAGGCGCACTGCATCTCCGACTGGGGCCACGACTTCCGGCCGGACTACCGTCGGCTGAGGACGCTCCTCGGCGAACTCCCCGACGGGGTACCGGTCCTCGCGACGACGGCGACCGCGAACAACCGCGTGGTGCAGGACGTGGCGCACCAGTTGGGGCTCGGCACCGAAGACGCCCTTGTCCTCCGTGGACCGCTGGACCGGGAGAGCCTCCGCTTGGGCGTAGTGCGGCTACCGACCCCGCAGGCGCGGTGGGCTTGGCTGGCGGAGAACCTGGGCAAGCTCGACGGGTCCGGAATCATCTACACGCTGACGGTCGCGGCGGCCGAGGAGCTGGCTTCGTTCTTGCGTGAGCGCGGGTTCGAGGTCTCCTCTTACACGGGTCGGACCGATATCACCGACAGGCTCCGCGCCGAGGACGACTTGCTGGGCAACAAGGTCAAGGCCCTGGTGGCGACCTCCGCGCTCGGGATGGGGTTCGACAAGCCAGACCTGGGGTTCGTGGTGCACGTAGGCGCCCCACAGTCGCCTATCGCGTACTACCAACAGATCGGGCGTGCTGGTCGTGGCGTCCTACGGGCGGATGTGGTGCTGCTGCCGGGCACCGAGGACAAAGACATCTGGGCGTACTTCGCCTCGTTGGCGTTCCCGCCGGAGCACTACGTGCGCCAGGTGATCGATGCGCTGGGCGAGGCGGGCAAACCGCTGTCCACCATGGCGCTGGAGCCGCGGGTGGACCTGTCGCGTGGCCGCCTGGAGATGGTGCTGAAGGTCCTCGACGTGGACGGAGCGGTCCGGCGGGTGCGCGGCGGCTGGGAGTACACGGGCCAGTCCTGGGAGTACGACGCCGAACGGTACGGGCGGATCGCGGCCGCCCGCACGGCCGAGCAGAACGCGATCCTCGACTACCTGGAGACGCCGGGCTGCCGCATGGAGTTCCTGCTGCGCCAACTCGACGACCCGCACGCCGCGCCGTGCGGCCGGTGCGACAACTGCACCGGCCAACGGTGGGAGGTCGAGGTCTCGGCGGCGGAAATGGCCATCGCACAGGAGAAACTGCGGCGGCCAGGGGTCGAGATCACGCCGAAGAAGGCCTGGCCAACAGCGATGGCATCGCTCGGCGTCGAACTCTCGGGCAAGATCCCCGCCACCCGGCTGGCGGAACCGGGACGAGCGCTGGGTCGGATGACCGACATCGGCTGGGGCAACCGGCTGCGCGAGCTCTTCTCGTCCACAGAGGACGGAGAGGTTCCCGCGGACCTGGTCGACGCCTGCGTGAAGGTGCTGGCCGCGTGGGGCTGGGAGAAACGACCCGCGGGGGTGGTGACCGTCGGGTCGTCCCGTCGTCCCCGGCTGGTGGCCAGCCTGGGCGCCCAGATCGGAGCGATCGGCAGGCTCCCGGTGTTGGGCGAGGTCACCGTGGGCGCGTCGGCTCCGCAGGCCAACAGCGCGCAACGGTTGGCGTGGCTGTGGAAGTCGATGTCGGTGGGTGCGGAGTTGGCGACGCGGGTCAGCGAGACGGAGGGCCCGATCCTCTTGGTCGACGACCGCATCGACAGCGGCTGGACGATGACGGTGGCCACCGCGCTGCTGCGGGACTCCGGGGCGAGCGCGGTGCTGCCGTTCGCCTTGGCGACGACGAGCTGA
- a CDS encoding GNAT family N-acetyltransferase, with product MRVYRATDADIASVAALRRASTEEDKGAPVTDPDFDAEFARWWQQERSRREFWIAEADRPIGFCNLVEFTRMPRPGIGRFAWGYISNFYVLPEHRNEGVGAQLIKAALDYADSVGYVRVVLSPTERAIPFYQRAGFGPADSLMLRLPPTE from the coding sequence GTGAGGGTCTATAGGGCCACCGACGCGGATATCGCGTCGGTGGCCGCCTTGAGGCGCGCCTCGACCGAGGAGGACAAGGGCGCGCCGGTCACGGATCCGGACTTCGACGCCGAGTTCGCCCGGTGGTGGCAGCAGGAGCGGTCGCGGCGGGAGTTCTGGATCGCCGAGGCGGACCGCCCCATCGGCTTCTGCAACCTGGTCGAGTTCACCCGCATGCCCCGTCCTGGCATCGGGCGCTTCGCCTGGGGCTACATCAGCAACTTCTACGTTCTGCCCGAGCACCGCAACGAAGGCGTAGGCGCTCAACTCATCAAGGCAGCCTTGGACTACGCCGACAGCGTTGGGTACGTACGCGTGGTTCTTAGCCCAACCGAGCGCGCTATCCCGTTCTATCAGCGTGCCGGGTTTGGTCCCGCAGACTCGCTAATGCTGCGCTTGCCGCCTACTGAGTGA
- the rpmA gene encoding 50S ribosomal protein L27, whose translation MAHKKGASSSRNGRDSNAQYLGVKRYGGQVVKSGEILIRQRGTKFHPGVNVGRGKDDTLFALAAGSVQFGSKRGRKTVNIVPVEA comes from the coding sequence ATGGCACACAAGAAAGGCGCGTCCAGCTCCCGCAACGGGCGCGACTCCAACGCCCAGTACCTCGGCGTGAAGCGCTACGGCGGCCAGGTCGTCAAGTCCGGCGAGATCCTGATCCGCCAGCGCGGCACCAAGTTCCACCCCGGTGTGAACGTCGGCCGCGGCAAGGACGACACCCTCTTCGCGCTCGCCGCCGGTTCGGTGCAGTTCGGCAGCAAGCGCGGCCGCAAGACCGTCAACATCGTCCCGGTCGAGGCCTGA